TAATCAGCAATACGAACAGGCTTTACAGATGGGGATGGCGTTGCCGTTACTGACAAATTTCGGGGTGATCGCTGATGAACCTATTCAGTTTGGTGAAGTTCAAGCTGAGGACGGGTATATGACATCGCCCATTATGTATGCGCCATTCTTTTCAATGGGTGCAAGCTTTTATAATGGAAGACTTACATTTACGATTGGTTATCATACACCGGATACATCAAAAGAAAAGGTGGACAAATTTTTAGAAAGTGTTGTTAATCAACTATCATAAATAAAAGAGAATATAGCGCAAAAATTTCTAGCAGCATTGTATTTTAGGGGCTCGTCCCCATGTCTATCAAGTTAACAAAACAAAATACCCCCTGAAATGAAAAAAGACGTTATTCTTTCTGAAAAATCATCGGAAAAGATAACGTCTTTTTATCAAACTTTTTTACAAGTTATCAATCTTTATTATAAAGTGAAGCTTTAATCAGTGGGGTTTTGTTCATCTCCCACTAATTATTAGCTCACACCAATCGGGCTCTCCTTTGTTTATATGCCATTTATTAAACTATTTTGTTCAAATTTAATTAATATACAAATACTTTTGATGAGCTTTCCTCTAACAAACTAGAATTATAATTAGGTGCTAGTACGATGTTTGTATATGTTCCTGTACCCGAAAGGTATTTGTACCTATGTTTTAACCCTGATGGAATAAAAACAGATGCTGGACTTTCAATTATTTGCAATTCTCCTTCAATTTCCACTTCACACATGAGACCAGTACCATCTATTCTATTCCCCCAAAAAATAAAGGCACTATCACAATGATGTGCATGAGTATCTACATGCCCTTCTAAGTTCTCATCCATATGGGCGTCGTAAAATACACGCTGTATTACATAAAATGAAGCACGTTCATCAGTTCTATAATCCATCTGTACCCAACGCTCTCCTGGACCATCACGATGATATAAAAGCTCAGATGCTCCTTTTACAAATGGTTTACTAACTCGAAGAGACTTTGAAAGCCGAGGCCCTTTTCTTTCTATACGTTTTTGTTGTATGTTCCTTACTCTTCCTAACATTTCAGGTTGAATACCCTCGTATGCTGAATAATTCTGCTGAACAGCTTTTATATGATAGGATGCAGTATGAGTAAATATATTCTTTCCAATAATCGGTCTCCAATGATCTACTTGACAACCAGTAGCTAATTGGAGAGATTGCGTTAATTCAGGAATCATCTGTAGTTTAAAGCACTGTAGATTACGCTTTTGAGATAAAATTACTGATAAATTTAGCAAATCAACAATCCCAGCACGTTCACCTATTCCGCACAATGTAGCATCAATGACAGATGCCCCCGAATCGATTGCAGCGAGAGCATTTGCCATGGCTAATCCTAAATCATTATGAAGATGAACTTCAATCTCACAAGGGAATGTCTCAACAGATTTCTTCACGATTGTCGCACACTGACCTGGCTCCCAAATTCCTACAGTGTCTGCTAAACTGATTCGATCTGCTCCAGCTATATGTGCAACCTGTCCAATGTAGGCGATATCTTCCCATTCCGTTCGTGAAGCATCTTCAATAGTAAAACGGATTTTCATTCCTAAAGATTTTGCTTCTTCAATAGCTTGTTTCACCTGATTAATAACATAATCTTTTGATCGATTGGTGTATTTTGTTTGTAAAGAAATAGGATTAATAGACGCCCAGATTCCTATCCAATCGGCACCAGCACGATAAGCCGCTTGAACTTCTTCTTCTTTCGCCCGAGCATGCATAAGTATTTCGGCATGCTTTGCAGATGCTGCAACTTCTCGGCAAATCTCTTCTTCTTCTTCAGAGATGCCAGGGTGTCCAACTTCAATAAGACTTACTCCAAAATCCTCTAACTTGTGAAGTAATGTAATTTTGTCTTCCTTGGAGAAACGAATACCACATTGTTGTTCTCCTTCACGTAAGGTAGCATCTAATATTGTTAAACCCTTTTTCATTCCTGTTTGCCTTCTTTCGCCTCTATAAAGTTTAATGTTTGTTCGAATAGGATATTACGATTCTTTTCATACACAGCCCAGTGTGTTGCATCGGGGATTACTACTTCTTTTTTTTGTTTTGCACTTGTTAATTTTGACATCATATTTCGGTCTGCAAATATGTCATCTTCCCCGTAAATGACAAGTAATGGAGTGGTAATCTTAGATGCATCATATAGAGGCTGATTTTTCCAAATATAAAATAAATCTTCAAGTGGACCAACTGGTCGACGAATCGTTTGATTATTATTCTTACTCATAGGATCTGAATCAATAAAAACTTGTTTTACGGCATCCATTGCTTCGTTTGTAACAATTTTTTTATTTCCCATCATCATATGCCAATGATGCATTCCTTTATCAAAGTCTACGATTTGATAAGCTGGTGCTTCAGGATTAAACTGATTAGGTTGTAGTGGGTTTTCGAAAGGTTGTGTCATCATAGGAAGTGTGAACCCATGCATATACCCATATAAAATAAGCTTATTAATATCTTGAGGATGGGATATTGCATAATTTCCAGCCACAACGCCTCCATATGACCATCCAACAATATGAATTTTTTTTACGTTTCTCTTCTTTTTAATCCAATCTACAATCGTTTCTAGATCTTTGGTTGCATCATTCAAATGAATAACCGGACGGTTTTGGGAAGAAGGATCTGACATTTCTTTAGGGCGAGAAGAACGACCAAACCCTCTGAAATCCATAGCCCAAGTATCATACCCTTTTTTGGCATACTCATCCATCCATGAAAATTTTGGTACATCAAATGCCTGAGCTGTAGGTACACTAAATGGTTCTAAAAATAAGATAATTTCATCAGATGTATACTGTTTTTTATTATTTAAGTTTTTATGAAGTAAAAATAATTTTTCTTCTCCTTGCTGAATTTCTAATTCTTGTTTTACTACTTTAGAAGTTTGATTATTTCGAGAAGTTTCTTTGATATTAGAACAACTAGACATAAGTATTATCAAAAAAATCCCTACTAAACTAATGTGTGTCCATTTTATCTTCATTTAGAATATTCCTTTCATTTCATAGAAATAATAGCTATGATTCCCGCCGCGATAATTAATCCGGCTGGTAATCCTTTTGTAAATATTACGGCAATAAGAGTACCTATTAAGACACCTAACAATATCGTAGGATTCATAGGTAGAACTCCTACACCTTTTCCTCCTATGTATGACACAGTAAAACCTGCTAGAATGGATCCTAATCCGATAGGAGAGGTAATTAATTTTATTACGTTTTCACTTGTAATCTTTCCAGATGTGATTGGTACTAAAAGGAATAGCATCAGAAAGAAAATACCAATTGGAAAAGAATATTGTTGAATAAGATGTAATAAAGTTTTTTGTCCAACAGCAAGTAAAACTCCTAATAAACAAGCCGCACCAGCTAGCGCATAATCCTTAACAAGCAGAGCGAGTGTAACAATAATCCCCAGTAACAAAAAAGGAAGCATATTCTCTTACCTCATCTATAATGTTGTATAATCCCAACTATCATTTTCAGGTACAGACACATGTACCATATTTTGATTTGCAAAGTTAATTTGGATTAAATTTGGACTTATTACAGGTTTTAAGTCTTCTCGATTTATTATAAATTTAAATGCTTCAAAGCTTGCTAGAATGCCTACTATATTCGCAACAGGAGAGATTACCGCCCATGGTCGATTTTTTTGCACATAACTATTTGCCCAGTTCTCATCCGCGCCGTACGTGACAGAATGAAGAGCACGCCCATCTTTTAGTTTATGAATTTCATCTTGGATTTCTGTTGTTAACTCTTTTTGATAAGACGGATATCCTAACGCAATTTCATAGGGTGTAGAGTCAGGAGTAAAAGACATGACGCCACCTCTAAATGGAGGCGTCACCGCAATCCAAATTGAAGGGATTCCTAGTTTCTGAGCTGTACGATGGATAATCACTCTCGCTACTAAATTATCAGTTGCATCTATAATGATATCTGTATTCGTTAGAAGCTCTAATGCATTGTCCTCGGTAACAAATTCTTTTGTTATCTCTACTTGTAATAATGGATTAATGTCTTGCAAAATTTCTAAAGCGACCTCTGCTTTTCGCTGTCCTAATTTACTGATGGAACTTAGCATTTGTCGATTGATATTACTTGTTTCAAATACATCTTGATCAATAACATGTAAAGAACCCACACCCATTCGCGCCAATTGGATAAGCGTAATTCCTCCTACGCCCCCTGCTCCAACTACAGTAACTCGAGAATTTTTTAATTTCTCCTGCTCCTCTACAGAGATAACACCAATATTTCGCGTAAAACTTTCTTCATATATATTTTGCATATCATTATTTTTTGTTAACAAATTGTATTCCTCCTTACAGTGTTTTATAATCCCATCCACCTTTTGGGACTTCTTTTACTTGAACCGGGATATGACTATCTAAATCTATTACAATGCCTTTAGGCGCTCTAGCTAGAGGTTCACGACCAGTTAAAACTTGTATTGCTTCATGAAAACTAAATAGTGACAATAGATGAGCACGCATCGGCGTGATAATCCATCCTGCTTTTCCATCACAAAAATCTTGCGCCCACTCTTTTGGTGCGCCTTTCTCCACAGAATACCAAGCTCGACTTTTCTTTATATCAGCAATCTGTTGTCTTAATTCTTGATTTGTTAATTTGCATCCGACACTTGAGATATTTAATGCTTCTTCATAAGGAATTCCGGATGGGAAAAATGTAGAAACAAATCCTCGTGTTGGGGGGCTACCTGACATCCCTACACTTGGTATACCTAATTCTCTAGCTGTTCTATGTATAATGACTCTTGAAGGCATATCATCTACGGCTTCTAGTACGATATCATGCCCTTTTATAAGCTCGATTACATTATCTTCATCGACTCTTGTTTGGATAAAGTTTGTTGATATATAGGGATGTATATCTTTTACAACCTGTTCTGCAACTTTTGCTTTTGGTTCACCTATAACACTAGAAAGCGCTAACATTTGTCTGTTAATATTAGAAACTTCAAATTCATCGGGATCAACACCGGTAATATGCCCTATTCCCATTCGCGAAAACAGAATTGCTTCATATCCACCTACTCCCCCTAGTCCAAAAATAATGACCTTCTTATTTCGAAGACATTCTTGTTCCTGTTCAGAATACACACCAATATTTTTCTTAACCATTTCCCAATAATATGAATCCATATCCATTTTGGAGTCTCCTTTATATGTAGTAACCATTTCAAAAAATAAGTCCTGTATATAAAAATAGTCTACAAGTATGTCGTTTTTGTGTGCTATTTGTAAAAAAATAAAAAAACTTTCAATTCTAATTTTTAAAACAAATGAAGAACTTGAAGATTTAAAGGAGGGAAGAATCAGGTTTTCCACTTTTAAACTACAGGAATTCCAATGGGTTTCAGGTGAAGATATAGACAATGTAACTCATTTCTTATCTATAAGATTCTTTTTATATGATAAAAGAGGAATTGTAGGTATTGAGGTTGTAACTGACAATAATCTATCAAAGCCTTACTGGATGCGTTCAAACCTGTTTATTCTTACAGAACTTAATCAAATTGATGATTTTGCAAAAAGAATAGGTTACGCATACCCGACTCGATTAATTTAGCAATAGGCTCATCGTCATTTGTTTCTGCTCCTCCAGATACATAGCTTAACATCTTTTCTCTTATAAACTTATGTACAATAGGGACGGGAGCTGGAATAGATGCAAGAATCATCTTTATGCGTATTTACGCAAATACAAAGACTGGATCCAATAAACTAGCCGTAGCAATATGCTCAGGATTATATCTGGCCAAATTCATTGTTGTCCGACCTCCAATGGAAACACCCCCGATATGCACTTTTTCTAAGCTTAATCCTTCAATTACTTCATTTAACCATTCTGCTTGTTGTTTTTGGTTTTCAATCGCCTTCGTTTGCACGCTCATTCCAGGTTCACCGAGTAAATCTATCGTGTAAACTGGCCTTTGCTCCCTTAGCCCTTCTAAATTGGGCACCCACATTGGAGTGGATGCACCACGTCCAGGGAGTAAGAGTAGGGGTTCCTTATGTTTGTTTTCCTCTTTAGTAAAGTAATAAGCACGAATTGTGCCATATTTAGTTTTTATATCTTTCGTATCGTTAGGATTTTGAAGAAGTGCCATTGATTCATCGTAAGCAATTTAAAAGTCTTCCTTTCCTTTTTCAGATGTAAAGTGACCAATCTTATTATCATCTCTCTTCATTTGAATTCCTCCTTGCTACAAATATATTGATGAACTTTATCAATATATTCATGGCAATAATCCATTAAAAATTTATCTTCTTTAAGCCTAGTGAATAGGCTAATCATTCCGAATATCCTAAACTGATAATAAGCATTTTCATTTATAATTCACGACCAATTTATGATTTCAATTGGGGCCAACTTATGAGTTAAAAAACATATTACATTATGTTTTTTGTTTTTAGATATGATAATTACCAAATTTATTTTGATAAAAAAACGCTCTTACATCTAATTCTGTAAGAGCGTTTTTTTACTTACTTATTTTCAAATCTCATTTTTACATAATAACTTTCCGTTTTTTGGATTTTAGTTTTACAGCCTCCCTATTTTTTGTAGAAAATCCTGTATAATTACCTTCACAAAAAATAAATTCATGTTTAATATTGTAAACCCATTATCTTTGTTATTTGTTTGAAACGCTCCCCAATATCGATTTAAACAAAAACTCCCCTTAAATCAAAAATGATTACGGGGAGTCAGTTAAATATGATGAAGTTACAGTTCGGATTTCACTTGAACAGAAACATTGTTTTTAATTAAATTTTTGACGTCTTTAAAGGTAACAAAATTGTTACTTTGCTCATCCCAAAGACGGAAACGAATTGAACGCAAGCTTGTGGCAAGAGTAATCGTTGGTACATTTTTTAAAGGAAGCGTATTATTGTGTGCCTCTTCTAGTTTATAGTTAGGTACTCTTGGACTCAAATGGTGAACATGATGATATCCAATATTACCAGTTAGAAATTGCAGAATTTTCGGAAGTTTATAAAATGAACTTCCCTCCACTGCCGCTTTCACATATTCCCACTCTTTATCTTCTTCAAAATAAGAATCTTCGAATGTGTGCTGTACGTAAAACAGCCAAATACCTACTGAACCTGCTATTAAGAATATCGTACCATGTACTAAAAGAAACGATTGCCATCCGATTGCCCAGCAAAGTACCCCTACTAAAGCAACAATTAAAACATTCGTCAAATAAGTGTTCATGCGTTCTTTCTTTCTAGCACCTTTTCTGTTAAATCTATTTTTAAGAAGGAAAACATAAATCGGACCTAATCCAAACATAACCAACGGATTGCGATATAAACGATATGCTAAACGGCGTCTAAATGGTGCTGCTAAATATTCATTCACTGTAAGCGTCCAAATATCTCCTGTACCTCGCTTATCCAAATTACCACTTGTAGCGTGATGAACGGAATGCTCATGCCCCCATTGATCAAACGGGAATAAAGTTAAAACACCCATACATGTTCCTACTATTCTATTTACACGGCGACTTTTAAAAAAAGAATAATGGGTACAATCATGAAAAATAATGAAAATCCGTGTCATAAATCCAGCTGCTAACAGAGATGGAACCAATGCTAACCAATAAGAAACGGACAAACTTTTATAAGCAAGGTACCATAAGATAATAAATGGCACTACCGTATTGATGATTTGCCAAATACTTTTTTTTGCCGTTGATTTTTCAAAAGGAGCAACTTGTTTTTTTAAATTTTTAGTATTTTGTAAGGTCATTTTTTCTAATTCCTTTCCTTTTTGTTGCTAATTCGTATTATAACACATTATTAGTAGTAGGTGTTATATGTAGGTATAATAAATATTTTATAATATAAAAATCTCTTTTTTCTTACTCATTCCTTACAAATTGCTTACGTCGAGAATAGCTTCTATTAATGCTAGCCTCATTATCTTTTTACGAAGATTCGTCATTGGTGTTCCTCCATAAGCTGTTTTCGACATCCTCAATGTAACATTCGTATGTAAGCAAGGATTTTATTTTACATAACATTTACGTAAGCTTATATTTATTCTTTTTTATTATTAATTCTCCATTGTCACGAAACTAACAATAACCAGTTTTCTAAAACGATAAAAAACGAATAACATACACAATGAACGTAATGTTCACTTGTTGCAACTGATTTTACCGGAACTGGATCTATTTCATGAAACAAATCAAATTGCATTTCAAATAAAAAACTAGTCTATTTTGAAAACTCCCCTCACTTTTATTTAACTTTTATTCTATATAAAATGTAAAAATTTAATGTCCGTTTATTTAATTTTAAATCTATGATATATTCAAAATATTAATCACGCAAAGTTAATAACATGAAAAAAAGGTAAAATTACGAAAAATACATTTTATATTCATACTAAAATCACATAGTTTTTAGTATAGAAAGGAGATTCAAAATTTGAATAAGAATTTAACCAAAATTACATTAATAAGCGGTATCGCTCTTATACTTTATCATTTTTTCAAATGGTATTTAGTTGAATTCCTTACCCCATTTGTTATGCCATTTCTTTCAATAATAGTTCATGGATTGTTTTTCTTAATATTAATTTTCACAATCATACATCTCATTAAATACAAAAATTGGAAACCGTTAATTATTCAACTAATCATAGTAATTACTTGGATATGTATACCATTTAATGAGATTTATATAAATTTAGATTTTATTATCTATAAAGAAGACCGTGAAAAAGTTATAGCACTTATAGAACATAAAGAGTTAACTCCTAATGTTCATTATGATAGTAGACAAATTCATTTACCTAAACAGTTTGCATCCACTTCCAAAAACGGTGGGGATGTAATTATTCAACAAAATAAAAATGGTATTTCTGTTTTCTTTTTTACTTATCGTGGTATATTAGATAATTTTTCAGGATTTATTTACACACCAAATGATACTAGACCAAACAAATACGACTTTAATAATGAATATAAAGAGATCACAAAAATAGAAAAAAGCTGGTATTATGTCACATCATATTAAAGAACACAAAAATTTTCTTTTAATTATATTAAAAACATACCGTATTTATAGAAAGGGAGCGCTTGTATACTATATACTGATTTGTACTGTATTCCCTAATTAGGCCCAACACGAATTCTTATCGTATTAGCTCATTCAAGGTGATGCAATTTTTTCACAAGCGATACATCTTTTTTATCATATACGTCGCTTTAACACCACTCAATATAGAGGTTGCTGTTTCAAATGACTCGAACCTTAACATAGGAGTAGCATCACACATCCGTCAACTTAAGAATTGTCTCGTTTTGGATTATTTGTTTTTCTCAACTTGATTGTGACAGGGCACTGCCAACAAAAAGCGATTTTCGTACGCTAAGCGATCTTTTATATAAAAAAGCCGATTTCCTGTAATCTAGAGGATAATCGGCTTTTTACTATTCATTTATTTGTAGTAGTTGAAGAAATTCTAAAGGTATAATCATATTAATTATTATCTATAAAACAATCCGTTTCTCAGTTTCTGAATCGAAATAATGCACTTTATCCATGTTTAAACCAAGCTCTATATTTGATTGGTTTTGCACATCTAAAGAAGTGTCTACACGAGCTACAAAAGATTGTCCATTTAAGTTGGAATATAGATATGTTTCTGCCCCCATTAATTCTGCTACATCAATAGATACCGTTACTTTTGCGTTGTACGGTAAAGCCCCGATTGCTTCTCCATAATAAAAGTCTTCTGGACGTATTCCTATTATGATTTCTTTATTCGTATAGCCCTTATTTCGCAAGCCTTTCATCTTCTCTTCTGGCACTTCAATTTCCCACTTATCAATCATAAGCGCGTTATCTGTTAATACCCCTTTGAAAAAATTCATTCCAGGGGAGCCAATGAATCCTCCGACAAATACATTCTCAGGATTGTCATACACTTCTTTCGGTGTACCGACTTGTTGTACAATCCCATCT
This genomic interval from Bacillus cereus contains the following:
- a CDS encoding HesA/MoeB/ThiF family protein; amino-acid sequence: MLTKNNDMQNIYEESFTRNIGVISVEEQEKLKNSRVTVVGAGGVGGITLIQLARMGVGSLHVIDQDVFETSNINRQMLSSISKLGQRKAEVALEILQDINPLLQVEITKEFVTEDNALELLTNTDIIIDATDNLVARVIIHRTAQKLGIPSIWIAVTPPFRGGVMSFTPDSTPYEIALGYPSYQKELTTEIQDEIHKLKDGRALHSVTYGADENWANSYVQKNRPWAVISPVANIVGILASFEAFKFIINREDLKPVISPNLIQINFANQNMVHVSVPENDSWDYTTL
- a CDS encoding alpha/beta hydrolase produces the protein MKIKWTHISLVGIFLIILMSSCSNIKETSRNNQTSKVVKQELEIQQGEEKLFLLHKNLNNKKQYTSDEIILFLEPFSVPTAQAFDVPKFSWMDEYAKKGYDTWAMDFRGFGRSSRPKEMSDPSSQNRPVIHLNDATKDLETIVDWIKKKRNVKKIHIVGWSYGGVVAGNYAISHPQDINKLILYGYMHGFTLPMMTQPFENPLQPNQFNPEAPAYQIVDFDKGMHHWHMMMGNKKIVTNEAMDAVKQVFIDSDPMSKNNNQTIRRPVGPLEDLFYIWKNQPLYDASKITTPLLVIYGEDDIFADRNMMSKLTSAKQKKEVVIPDATHWAVYEKNRNILFEQTLNFIEAKEGKQE
- a CDS encoding fatty acid desaturase yields the protein MTLQNTKNLKKQVAPFEKSTAKKSIWQIINTVVPFIILWYLAYKSLSVSYWLALVPSLLAAGFMTRIFIIFHDCTHYSFFKSRRVNRIVGTCMGVLTLFPFDQWGHEHSVHHATSGNLDKRGTGDIWTLTVNEYLAAPFRRRLAYRLYRNPLVMFGLGPIYVFLLKNRFNRKGARKKERMNTYLTNVLIVALVGVLCWAIGWQSFLLVHGTIFLIAGSVGIWLFYVQHTFEDSYFEEDKEWEYVKAAVEGSSFYKLPKILQFLTGNIGYHHVHHLSPRVPNYKLEEAHNNTLPLKNVPTITLATSLRSIRFRLWDEQSNNFVTFKDVKNLIKNNVSVQVKSEL
- a CDS encoding 2-isopropylmalate synthase: MKKGLTILDATLREGEQQCGIRFSKEDKITLLHKLEDFGVSLIEVGHPGISEEEEEICREVAASAKHAEILMHARAKEEEVQAAYRAGADWIGIWASINPISLQTKYTNRSKDYVINQVKQAIEEAKSLGMKIRFTIEDASRTEWEDIAYIGQVAHIAGADRISLADTVGIWEPGQCATIVKKSVETFPCEIEVHLHNDLGLAMANALAAIDSGASVIDATLCGIGERAGIVDLLNLSVILSQKRNLQCFKLQMIPELTQSLQLATGCQVDHWRPIIGKNIFTHTASYHIKAVQQNYSAYEGIQPEMLGRVRNIQQKRIERKGPRLSKSLRVSKPFVKGASELLYHRDGPGERWVQMDYRTDERASFYVIQRVFYDAHMDENLEGHVDTHAHHCDSAFIFWGNRIDGTGLMCEVEIEGELQIIESPASVFIPSGLKHRYKYLSGTGTYTNIVLAPNYNSSLLEESSSKVFVY
- a CDS encoding HesA/MoeB/ThiF family protein, whose protein sequence is MDMDSYYWEMVKKNIGVYSEQEQECLRNKKVIIFGLGGVGGYEAILFSRMGIGHITGVDPDEFEVSNINRQMLALSSVIGEPKAKVAEQVVKDIHPYISTNFIQTRVDEDNVIELIKGHDIVLEAVDDMPSRVIIHRTARELGIPSVGMSGSPPTRGFVSTFFPSGIPYEEALNISSVGCKLTNQELRQQIADIKKSRAWYSVEKGAPKEWAQDFCDGKAGWIITPMRAHLLSLFSFHEAIQVLTGREPLARAPKGIVIDLDSHIPVQVKEVPKGGWDYKTL
- a CDS encoding DUF441 family protein: MLPFLLLGIIVTLALLVKDYALAGAACLLGVLLAVGQKTLLHLIQQYSFPIGIFFLMLFLLVPITSGKITSENVIKLITSPIGLGSILAGFTVSYIGGKGVGVLPMNPTILLGVLIGTLIAVIFTKGLPAGLIIAAGIIAIISMK